A stretch of the Bacteroidales bacterium genome encodes the following:
- a CDS encoding cold shock domain-containing protein yields MNKGIVKFFNDSKGFGFIKDESNDKEYFVHVSGLVDDVRENDEVTFTLQEGKKGLNAVNVKLV; encoded by the coding sequence ATGAATAAAGGAATAGTAAAATTTTTTAATGACTCCAAAGGTTTTGGGTTTATTAAAGACGAATCGAATGACAAAGAATACTTTGTACATGTATCAGGCCTGGTAGACGATGTCAGGGAAAATGATGAAGTAACTTTTACCCTTCAAGAAGGAAAAAAGGGACTCAACGCCGTAAATGTGAAACTCGTTTAA
- a CDS encoding translocation/assembly module TamB domain-containing protein, which translates to MNKTADVLKKVLKVILWVVAGFMMLLILVIVLIQIPAIQTKIVHEAASFVSSKTNTKVEIGNLRISFPKSILIKDLYLEDIKADTLVYAGEVRINIALLGLLKNKIQVNSFMLDEAVLNLARSETDSLFNFNFLINAFSDTTNQAVEKVENEEKAAWSFSIDKVDLRKIRFLFNDSYAGMNVSLAVAKLEVKMDEIDLDASIYDIDKLIVEHLVADVLITKSSESSEEASENLPKISAKEIQISDTRISYEDSLINQSVVAEIHKFILDNGAINLEEQTVSTDRLRLSQSSVAYNTRENEIPDTTETTDSPEPESNEWAVIVQRIDLEDNSLKYNIVNKPEISQAFDVNHIDLKELTLKAKDFQFSPVKTEVAVNEFTAINKDGFTISGFETDFRMDQQSITADNLKISTQNSSIDADVNLQFSSMESLSDSLQNLVINLDMRNVSISNADILYFSPDLSAQPFFSNARNVTSISGTVSGPVSQLKGENILVETGFATVLRTDFNINGLPDAETAYFDFPDLSIVTKKRDIQMLAGSYIPDSIGIPENLDVQIAFKGRMKSFESTVEMNSSFGSAELYATIDNYETFNATLNINSFDVGSVLMDTVMFGPVTLTAETSGQGLDLATINAKINAEASQLFLNGYNYQNLIVDGTINGQGFEGKVNLNDEYAVFEFDGLVNLDLDQEKYAFRFDLQGADLQKLNFTEDDIRIAMVVDSDLQDGRLEKLNGTFAIANIIIARDNDVYKLDSLLFASVNESDVSTLDFSSALIDMKYSGTISPIALSAELSGFINNYFQFSDSIQETTASEPVNFDFEIQIHNHPILSEVFLPELNAFEPGIITGSFDSESNNLEINATLKTLVYGQIEIKDLVLDVNSSQAELNYSLSGSSVSNEQFSLDNLLLEGKLADNVIFAGVTSTDEDQSKKFAIHSQLTRQNDNYRLALDPDDFYLMYKQWNIAADNYVEFGDEGVLIHNLFMNNNTSEINLTSVNQQFNDDISIGIKNFLLDDISRIIEKDTTFVKGVVDAEILLKQLAGTYGVIADVEISDLVVREVPVGKIDLKADNPEAGRFDIELNLTGVDNNLTAEGYFIPESEEDALNIELLIESLSMKTVEAFAMGQISEAEGTLSGNFTIQGKTDAPEITGELVFNDVFMNPALLNNRLEIRDETIRLQADGIYFSSFTILDADGQPAVIDGSVKMTNFADYVFALKVDANDFLLFNTSAADNESFFGTMIIDSKIDVEGPMELPVINANIKVMEGSNFTFAIPEDQLTTDRGEDVVEFLAPENLNPIIYRDEEETETSVVVEGIDLSAIIEVDENATLRLLMDPSSADSLVVKGEAALSFGIDRSGKMSLTGAYNLHEGSYLVSLQSVIKRQFDILEGSTIIWTGDPMNAGISLNARYTVRAAPYDLVASQISGLSDVERGSYKQQYPFWVLLKLRGEILKPQISFEIQLPPEEKGILGGAVDQKLTLLNEDESALNKQVFALLVMGRFIQENPFQTESGGTSAMVRSTVGGFLSAQLNKLTEKAIPGVELDFNIQSYDDYQTGEAVGRTEVELGVRKQLFDERVTVKVGGAIDVEGEQAKQNAASDIASDVEVEYRLTDDGRYKLKGFRQNQYEGALEGQLVETGVGFVYERDFNKWKNFFRSPKTEEDSRDD; encoded by the coding sequence ATGAACAAAACTGCTGATGTTTTAAAAAAAGTCTTAAAAGTGATTTTATGGGTAGTAGCTGGTTTTATGATGCTGCTCATACTTGTCATTGTGCTTATACAAATTCCGGCTATTCAGACTAAAATTGTTCACGAGGCTGCTTCCTTTGTAAGCAGCAAAACTAATACAAAGGTTGAGATTGGAAATTTACGCATCTCTTTCCCTAAGTCTATTTTGATCAAAGACCTTTATCTTGAAGATATTAAAGCTGATACGCTCGTTTACGCCGGAGAAGTCAGGATCAATATAGCGCTCCTGGGTCTTTTAAAGAACAAAATCCAGGTCAATTCTTTCATGCTTGATGAGGCTGTACTGAACCTGGCACGTTCGGAAACTGATTCGCTGTTCAATTTTAATTTCCTTATCAATGCATTTAGCGACACCACCAATCAAGCGGTTGAAAAGGTGGAAAATGAGGAGAAGGCAGCATGGTCGTTTAGCATTGATAAGGTTGATCTCAGAAAAATCCGCTTTCTTTTTAATGACAGTTATGCCGGGATGAATGTATCGCTGGCCGTGGCTAAACTGGAGGTTAAAATGGATGAAATTGATTTGGATGCATCCATTTATGATATTGACAAGCTGATCGTTGAGCATCTTGTAGCTGATGTATTGATCACGAAATCTTCAGAGTCAAGCGAAGAAGCATCTGAGAATTTGCCTAAAATATCGGCAAAGGAGATTCAAATCAGCGATACGCGTATAAGCTACGAAGATTCACTAATCAATCAGTCAGTTGTAGCTGAGATACATAAATTTATTTTAGACAACGGAGCAATTAACCTGGAGGAACAAACTGTATCAACTGATAGGCTACGCTTATCACAAAGCAGTGTTGCTTATAACACCAGAGAAAATGAGATACCTGATACCACAGAAACAACAGACAGTCCTGAACCTGAAAGCAATGAATGGGCAGTAATTGTCCAGCGTATTGATCTTGAAGACAATTCATTGAAATACAATATTGTAAATAAGCCTGAAATTAGCCAGGCTTTTGACGTCAATCATATTGATTTGAAAGAACTTACGCTCAAGGCTAAGGATTTCCAGTTTTCGCCTGTAAAAACTGAAGTGGCAGTCAATGAATTTACTGCAATCAATAAAGATGGTTTTACGATAAGCGGGTTTGAGACTGATTTTAGGATGGATCAGCAGTCCATCACCGCCGATAATCTTAAAATTTCGACCCAAAATTCTTCTATTGATGCTGATGTGAACCTGCAGTTTTCCTCAATGGAATCACTAAGTGATTCTCTTCAGAACCTTGTCATCAACCTTGATATGAGAAATGTGAGCATAAGCAATGCTGATATTCTCTATTTCAGCCCCGACCTGTCTGCGCAGCCATTTTTCAGCAATGCAAGGAATGTTACAAGTATTTCGGGAACCGTATCTGGTCCGGTAAGCCAGCTCAAAGGTGAAAACATCTTAGTTGAAACTGGGTTCGCTACAGTACTTCGAACCGATTTTAACATCAATGGCCTGCCTGATGCTGAAACCGCCTATTTTGATTTTCCTGATCTGAGCATTGTTACCAAAAAGAGAGATATTCAAATGCTTGCGGGATCATACATCCCAGATTCCATCGGCATTCCCGAGAACCTGGATGTTCAAATTGCTTTTAAAGGCCGGATGAAATCTTTTGAATCAACAGTGGAAATGAACAGCAGCTTCGGTTCTGCAGAACTTTATGCAACAATTGATAATTATGAAACTTTTAACGCCACTCTGAATATCAACAGTTTTGATGTTGGCAGTGTACTCATGGACACAGTCATGTTTGGTCCGGTGACCTTAACTGCTGAAACCAGCGGTCAAGGCCTGGATCTGGCAACCATTAACGCAAAGATCAATGCCGAAGCCTCGCAGCTTTTCCTGAACGGCTACAATTATCAAAACCTTATCGTAGATGGAACCATCAACGGACAAGGATTTGAAGGTAAAGTCAATTTGAACGATGAGTATGCAGTGTTTGAATTTGACGGACTTGTAAATTTAGATCTAGATCAGGAAAAGTATGCATTCCGCTTCGACCTGCAAGGGGCCGATCTTCAGAAACTAAATTTCACGGAAGATGATATACGAATAGCAATGGTTGTGGATTCTGATCTGCAAGACGGAAGGCTTGAGAAGTTGAATGGTACCTTTGCGATTGCAAACATCATTATTGCCAGGGACAATGATGTGTATAAACTCGATTCATTATTATTTGCTTCGGTTAATGAATCGGACGTGAGCACATTGGATTTTAGCAGCGCCCTTATTGATATGAAATATTCAGGAACTATTTCTCCGATAGCTCTTTCAGCGGAACTTAGCGGGTTTATAAACAATTACTTTCAATTTTCTGACAGCATCCAGGAAACCACGGCAAGCGAGCCTGTTAATTTTGATTTTGAAATTCAAATCCACAATCATCCTATTCTTTCGGAGGTTTTCCTTCCTGAGTTAAATGCTTTTGAGCCGGGAATCATCACAGGAAGCTTTGATAGTGAATCAAACAACCTTGAAATCAATGCCACACTAAAAACTTTAGTGTATGGCCAGATTGAAATCAAAGACCTTGTGCTGGATGTGAACTCAAGCCAAGCGGAATTGAATTATTCATTATCCGGCAGCTCTGTATCAAATGAACAATTCAGCCTGGACAACCTGCTGCTTGAAGGCAAACTTGCTGATAATGTGATTTTCGCGGGTGTAACTTCCACTGATGAGGATCAAAGCAAAAAATTTGCAATTCACTCACAGCTCACCAGGCAAAATGATAATTACCGGCTCGCACTCGATCCCGATGATTTCTATCTGATGTATAAGCAATGGAACATTGCTGCCGATAACTACGTTGAATTTGGGGATGAAGGGGTACTTATCCACAACCTCTTTATGAACAACAATACGAGCGAGATTAATCTCACCTCTGTAAATCAGCAGTTCAATGATGATATCAGCATTGGAATAAAGAATTTCCTGTTGGATGATATTTCAAGGATCATTGAAAAAGACACAACTTTTGTAAAAGGAGTTGTGGATGCTGAGATTTTGCTGAAACAATTGGCCGGTACTTATGGTGTAATCGCCGATGTTGAAATAAGCGATCTGGTTGTCCGTGAAGTTCCTGTGGGCAAAATAGATTTGAAAGCCGACAACCCGGAGGCCGGTAGATTTGATATTGAGTTGAATTTAACGGGTGTTGACAATAATCTTACAGCGGAAGGATATTTTATTCCTGAAAGCGAAGAGGACGCCCTGAATATCGAGCTTCTAATTGAATCACTATCAATGAAGACTGTTGAAGCTTTTGCTATGGGACAAATAAGTGAAGCTGAGGGTACATTGTCGGGCAATTTTACTATTCAGGGAAAAACCGATGCCCCTGAAATTACTGGCGAGCTGGTTTTCAATGATGTTTTCATGAACCCGGCCTTACTGAATAACAGGCTTGAAATCAGGGATGAAACTATCCGTCTGCAAGCCGACGGGATTTATTTTAGTTCTTTTACGATCCTGGATGCTGACGGACAGCCTGCAGTTATTGATGGTTCTGTAAAAATGACAAATTTTGCTGACTATGTTTTTGCTTTAAAGGTTGATGCAAACGACTTTCTGCTATTCAATACATCAGCAGCGGATAATGAATCGTTTTTCGGAACCATGATCATTGATAGCAAAATTGATGTGGAAGGCCCTATGGAACTTCCGGTTATTAATGCTAATATAAAAGTGATGGAAGGCTCCAACTTCACCTTTGCAATTCCTGAAGATCAGCTCACTACTGATAGGGGAGAAGATGTCGTGGAATTTCTCGCACCGGAAAATCTGAACCCAATAATATACAGGGATGAAGAGGAAACAGAAACAAGCGTTGTAGTTGAAGGTATTGACCTATCCGCCATCATCGAAGTTGATGAAAATGCAACGCTGAGATTATTGATGGATCCCAGTTCAGCCGATTCATTGGTGGTAAAAGGGGAGGCGGCATTAAGTTTTGGAATTGACAGAAGTGGAAAGATGAGCCTTACCGGAGCATATAACCTGCACGAAGGTAGCTATCTCGTATCACTTCAAAGTGTAATAAAGCGGCAATTTGATATTTTAGAAGGCAGCACAATAATATGGACCGGAGATCCGATGAATGCTGGAATTTCCCTCAATGCCAGATATACTGTAAGAGCCGCACCTTACGATCTTGTAGCTTCTCAGATATCAGGATTAAGCGATGTTGAAAGGGGAAGCTATAAGCAACAGTACCCCTTCTGGGTATTGCTGAAATTACGAGGTGAAATATTAAAACCACAAATTAGTTTTGAAATTCAGCTACCGCCTGAGGAAAAAGGCATCCTGGGCGGCGCAGTTGATCAAAAATTAACTTTACTCAATGAAGATGAATCCGCCTTAAATAAACAGGTATTTGCTTTATTGGTAATGGGCCGCTTTATCCAGGAAAACCCATTCCAGACCGAATCAGGTGGCACCTCTGCTATGGTACGGTCAACAGTAGGTGGATTTTTGTCAGCACAATTAAATAAGCTAACCGAAAAGGCTATTCCGGGAGTAGAATTAGATTTTAATATTCAATCTTATGATGATTATCAAACCGGCGAAGCTGTGGGCAGAACAGAAGTGGAACTGGGTGTGAGGAAACAACTTTTTGATGAGCGGGTAACAGTGAAGGTGGGCGGTGCAATTGATGTGGAAGGTGAACAAGCCAAACAGAATGCGGCCAGCGATATCGCAAGCGATGTTGAGGTAGAGTACAGATTGACGGATGATGGTCGTTACAAACTCAAAGGGTTCAGACAAAATCAATATGAAGGAGCCCTTGAAGGCCAACTGGTTGAAACCGGTGTAGGTTTTGTGTATGAACGTGATTTCAATAAATGGAAGAATTTTTTCAGAAGTCCAAAGACCGAAGAGGATTCCCGGGATGACTAA
- a CDS encoding caspase family protein, producing the protein MKRLIAFSLLFLVWISHLSAQDFKKFAVVVGCADYQHANMDLRYSDDDAYRFYAYLKSPEGGALPDEHIAVLVDEAATKNNILKTMNEVFSRASANDMLIFYFSGHGSEGAFCPSDVTDQYSSLLLHSEVKAIFKKYPASYKICLADACYSGSIYQGSPSSSSNAASGSETNVVIIMSSKPTETSQENPMIRQGAFTYYLLKGLKGSADRNNDNIISLKELFPYVKGNVLNFTANKQTPVIEGNASRYMPIGILK; encoded by the coding sequence ATGAAAAGACTAATTGCTTTCAGCCTGTTATTTTTGGTATGGATTAGCCATCTATCAGCCCAGGACTTTAAAAAGTTTGCCGTTGTGGTTGGCTGTGCTGATTATCAGCATGCAAACATGGATTTACGCTATTCCGATGATGATGCCTACCGCTTTTATGCTTATCTGAAAAGTCCTGAAGGCGGCGCCCTTCCTGATGAACATATCGCTGTGCTTGTTGATGAAGCAGCCACTAAGAACAATATCCTCAAAACCATGAATGAGGTTTTCTCAAGAGCTTCGGCAAACGATATGCTCATTTTTTATTTTTCCGGTCATGGATCGGAAGGAGCTTTTTGCCCGTCTGATGTCACCGATCAATACAGTTCTTTGTTATTGCACAGTGAAGTTAAAGCAATCTTCAAAAAGTATCCTGCCAGCTATAAGATCTGCCTTGCTGATGCCTGCTACTCCGGCAGCATTTACCAGGGAAGCCCTTCATCTTCTTCCAATGCAGCAAGCGGATCCGAAACCAATGTGGTTATCATAATGTCATCAAAACCAACTGAAACGTCTCAGGAGAATCCAATGATCAGACAAGGCGCTTTTACCTATTACCTTTTGAAGGGGTTAAAAGGCAGCGCAGATAGAAATAATGACAACATCATTTCCCTCAAAGAACTTTTTCCATACGTAAAAGGCAATGTACTCAATTTCACTGCTAACAAGCAAACTCCTGTAATTGAAGGAAATGCATCCCGGTATATGCCTATTGGTATCCTGAAGTAG
- a CDS encoding T9SS type A sorting domain-containing protein yields MMAFDWLDKSEYPFRHNYFSMNGLNLHYINEVETIVFVHVTPLWSFVSKARANKKSSISITQRVVQLALFCLLVTQTWILSGQEPFIHEPSPAPFDQNELKDIDVDADGRMVAVGWWREFQIGGSPGFPLVMIKDQADDPWTVIEAPDFGWTWHDLEAVKFIPGSNGDFVAVGDYYINPSMAHPYGMVLRYFKEIDFWQLHSFNDPGAQFHFVRDFTFYPDDPNRIMIVGTRGISDPGGNCFQFTTLAVDYNIDAHTYTVLPTTTKGLLRSIVPIPNGNFFSVGSAAGDCDYLPWPLIMEVGEGVETVLPNPPPKTPGFWYDLTGTTLLADGKLFMVGHEAPFGGSNFSTLAYRYDPVIHLYESFKPIDQDTVTFPNYTNQLWRVEQAPDGRIFSVGRTSYMYDNLHLRRALIQSFDGENWHLHPIPEHFSQGYDNYVWDLTIHPSGQVYTVGRFREPGIYTPSTLVLRTDEISGSEALDGKPTELQLEMAGPNPFYDNTAFRIFSEKSTHVTVEVMDVLGKQVRLLSDQKMNEGWTTLDWDGQDKQGHQVSSGVYFIRFSTVSAAAAIKVLKSY; encoded by the coding sequence ATGATGGCTTTTGACTGGCTTGATAAATCAGAATACCCGTTCAGGCATAATTACTTTAGCATGAACGGTCTCAACCTACATTATATTAATGAAGTTGAAACCATTGTATTTGTTCATGTCACGCCCTTGTGGAGCTTTGTTTCCAAAGCAAGAGCGAATAAGAAATCAAGCATCAGCATCACTCAGCGGGTTGTGCAACTTGCTTTATTTTGCCTGCTAGTAACACAAACCTGGATTCTGAGTGGGCAGGAACCTTTTATTCACGAACCAAGCCCGGCTCCATTTGATCAAAACGAACTCAAAGATATAGATGTTGATGCGGATGGGCGGATGGTGGCCGTGGGATGGTGGCGGGAATTCCAGATTGGTGGTTCTCCCGGTTTTCCTCTTGTTATGATTAAAGACCAGGCAGATGATCCCTGGACTGTAATTGAAGCTCCTGATTTCGGCTGGACCTGGCATGATCTGGAAGCTGTTAAATTTATTCCGGGCAGCAATGGTGATTTTGTTGCTGTCGGCGATTATTATATCAATCCTTCAATGGCCCATCCCTATGGAATGGTATTGCGTTATTTTAAAGAAATTGATTTTTGGCAACTGCATAGTTTCAATGATCCTGGTGCACAATTTCATTTCGTAAGGGACTTCACATTTTACCCTGATGATCCCAATAGGATAATGATTGTTGGAACGCGTGGAATAAGTGATCCGGGAGGAAATTGTTTTCAATTTACAACATTGGCAGTAGATTATAATATTGATGCGCATACTTATACGGTTCTGCCAACAACTACAAAAGGTCTTTTACGATCCATAGTGCCAATACCAAATGGCAACTTCTTTTCAGTTGGTTCTGCCGCGGGAGATTGCGATTACCTGCCCTGGCCGCTGATAATGGAGGTTGGCGAAGGAGTGGAAACGGTGCTTCCAAATCCACCGCCTAAAACACCTGGTTTTTGGTACGACCTTACCGGCACAACTTTGCTGGCTGACGGAAAACTTTTTATGGTGGGTCATGAAGCACCGTTTGGCGGATCCAACTTTAGCACATTAGCCTATCGCTATGATCCGGTCATCCATTTGTATGAATCGTTCAAACCAATTGATCAGGACACAGTTACTTTTCCAAATTATACAAATCAGCTTTGGAGAGTGGAGCAAGCTCCTGATGGGCGTATTTTCAGTGTCGGACGCACAAGCTATATGTATGATAATTTGCACCTTCGGAGAGCTTTGATACAAAGTTTCGACGGAGAAAACTGGCATCTGCATCCAATTCCGGAGCATTTTTCACAAGGGTACGACAATTATGTATGGGACCTTACAATACACCCTTCGGGGCAGGTTTATACTGTAGGACGATTCAGGGAACCAGGAATCTACACTCCAAGTACCCTGGTTTTAAGAACCGACGAAATCAGCGGATCAGAGGCACTTGATGGCAAACCCACAGAATTACAACTCGAAATGGCTGGTCCTAATCCATTCTATGACAATACTGCTTTTCGGATTTTCTCAGAGAAGTCCACGCATGTGACTGTTGAAGTTATGGATGTTTTGGGGAAACAAGTCAGGTTGTTGTCGGATCAGAAAATGAATGAAGGTTGGACCACATTAGATTGGGATGGACAGGATAAGCAAGGGCATCAGGTTAGCAGTGGAGTTTATTTTATCAGATTCTCTACAGTTTCGGCAGCGGCTGCTATCAAAGTGTTAAAATCTTATTAA
- the deoD gene encoding purine-nucleoside phosphorylase: MSIHIAAKSGEIAPFVLLPGDPLRAKFIAENILDNAVCYNQVRGMFGYTGTYKGKAVSVQGTGMGIPSISIYAHELICDYDVQTLVRIGTCGSFPEDLHVRDVVIAQGACTDSAFNKLKFKGMDYAPLADFELLRKAYDYAKHAGLKARVGNVLTSDAFYNDDEPNPYAIWQAYGILAVEMEAAALYTLSARFKRKALAILTVSNHMITGEELSSKDREQSFMDMVKIALELA, encoded by the coding sequence ATGAGCATACACATAGCAGCCAAATCCGGCGAGATCGCACCCTTCGTGCTGCTGCCCGGCGACCCGCTGAGGGCAAAATTCATTGCAGAGAATATTCTTGACAATGCCGTTTGTTACAACCAGGTAAGAGGCATGTTTGGATATACAGGAACTTACAAGGGCAAAGCGGTTTCGGTTCAGGGAACGGGCATGGGCATTCCATCCATTAGTATTTACGCGCATGAATTGATCTGCGATTATGATGTGCAAACCCTGGTTCGCATTGGAACCTGTGGATCATTTCCGGAGGATTTGCATGTGCGGGATGTGGTGATCGCTCAGGGCGCCTGCACTGACTCTGCTTTTAATAAACTCAAGTTCAAAGGTATGGACTATGCCCCACTGGCTGATTTTGAACTACTGCGTAAAGCATACGATTATGCGAAACATGCTGGTCTGAAAGCCCGTGTTGGCAATGTGCTCACTTCCGATGCATTTTACAATGACGACGAGCCCAATCCCTACGCAATCTGGCAAGCTTACGGAATCCTTGCGGTTGAAATGGAAGCTGCCGCCCTTTATACCCTATCGGCCCGGTTCAAACGAAAAGCACTTGCTATTCTTACCGTAAGCAACCACATGATTACCGGCGAAGAACTTTCCTCAAAAGATCGCGAGCAATCATTTATGGATATGGTGAAGATTGCGCTGGAGCTTGCATAA
- a CDS encoding BamA/TamA family outer membrane protein yields MAILQKIKLLTIVRPIKNGFSLHIMVLMLMLLSACSGLRNLPEGEKLYTGADIELEHNEKIGRKKKKNITNVAEGGVRPEPNRSFLGIRPRLWLYQVAGENPESRLGKWIKKKGSPPVLMSQVKPDVTKAIIDARLYNIGIFESYTDYETIEKKRTAKVVYTSDIHTPYTISEVKYSIFIDSLSRLIESVKESSLVEPGEDYNLDILKTERERIDLFLKHRGYFYFSPDYLLFLADTAAEDRSVSLTLILKGGIPESAITVYCIKNVFIDQDYSLSEEVVERTKDTVRHRNNVFRIRGSGMNIKPEAILNSVFLRKGEIYSRRKHNITLNRLMSMGNFKFVQVKLFDSDTSALGYLDVDILMTSMTKRSFRAEMDIVTKSNDFTGPRMNVSLLNRNIFKGAELLYVAMAGSYEAQFGGDENLYSFSLNPNLELTFPRFITPFKIRTENSIYIPKTIVNLSYNYLRRVKYFDMQTIQFGFGYRWRESNLKEHELNPFTLSNTSIRNQSAEFSELLESNPFLKRSYEEQFIAAANYTFVYDDQVLPHKSLQTYLRASVESAGNLFSLGNIISGETPSPENSSSVLGSVYSQYAKFSLDSRVFYSFRDKNKIAVRLFTGVAKPYGNSAVLPYAKQFFSGGSNSIRAFHINSVGPGTFNQDSISIGFLQLGGEIKLEANAEYRFNIYRFFKGALFVDAGNIWLNKSNPETPGSAFAGDKFLSELAAGTGIGIRIDLSFFLLRFDLAMPLRKPWLEDGNRWVIDQINFSDPEWRRDNLILNVAIGYPF; encoded by the coding sequence ATGGCAATCCTTCAAAAAATAAAACTCTTGACCATCGTCAGACCCATAAAGAATGGATTCTCCTTACACATAATGGTGCTGATGCTGATGTTGCTTTCAGCATGCAGCGGCCTCAGAAATTTACCCGAAGGTGAAAAATTATACACGGGTGCGGATATTGAACTGGAACATAACGAAAAAATCGGGAGAAAAAAGAAAAAGAACATCACTAACGTTGCCGAAGGGGGAGTGCGGCCAGAACCGAACCGAAGTTTTCTTGGCATTCGACCCAGACTGTGGTTGTATCAGGTAGCAGGCGAAAATCCTGAATCAAGACTGGGCAAGTGGATCAAAAAGAAAGGAAGCCCACCGGTATTAATGAGCCAGGTTAAACCGGATGTTACTAAGGCTATTATTGATGCACGTCTATACAATATCGGTATTTTCGAAAGCTATACCGATTATGAAACTATAGAAAAAAAGCGCACCGCCAAAGTAGTTTATACAAGCGATATTCACACGCCATATACAATCAGCGAAGTGAAATACTCCATTTTTATTGACAGTTTGAGCCGCCTGATTGAGTCAGTTAAAGAAAGCTCACTGGTTGAGCCAGGCGAGGATTACAACCTGGATATACTTAAAACCGAAAGAGAGCGGATTGATCTCTTCTTAAAACACAGGGGCTATTTCTATTTCAGCCCCGATTATTTGCTTTTTTTAGCAGATACCGCTGCCGAAGACCGATCTGTTTCGCTAACACTCATATTAAAAGGAGGCATCCCTGAAAGTGCCATTACTGTTTACTGCATCAAAAATGTATTTATTGACCAGGATTATTCATTAAGTGAAGAAGTTGTAGAAAGAACGAAAGATACAGTAAGACACCGGAACAACGTATTCCGCATCAGAGGATCAGGAATGAACATTAAGCCCGAAGCAATTTTAAACTCAGTGTTTCTGAGAAAAGGTGAAATTTATTCAAGACGTAAACACAACATCACACTTAACCGCTTGATGTCAATGGGCAATTTCAAATTTGTTCAAGTTAAGCTTTTTGACAGCGATACCAGTGCCTTAGGCTACCTCGACGTGGACATTTTAATGACTTCCATGACAAAACGCTCGTTCAGGGCAGAAATGGACATTGTAACAAAATCGAATGATTTTACCGGGCCACGAATGAATGTGAGCCTGTTAAACAGGAACATCTTTAAAGGAGCCGAATTGTTGTATGTGGCCATGGCCGGTTCGTACGAGGCACAATTTGGCGGAGATGAGAATCTCTATTCTTTTTCCCTGAACCCAAACCTGGAGCTGACTTTTCCACGTTTTATAACTCCGTTTAAAATCAGAACCGAGAATAGTATTTATATTCCAAAAACAATTGTGAACCTGTCTTATAATTATTTAAGGAGAGTTAAGTATTTCGATATGCAGACCATTCAGTTTGGTTTCGGTTACCGATGGAGAGAAAGCAATTTGAAGGAACATGAACTGAATCCCTTCACGCTGAGCAACACCTCTATCAGGAACCAGTCAGCCGAATTTTCAGAATTACTCGAATCTAATCCATTTCTGAAAAGAAGTTATGAGGAACAATTTATTGCTGCTGCAAATTATACTTTTGTTTACGATGACCAGGTTTTGCCGCATAAAAGCCTTCAAACCTATTTACGTGCATCTGTTGAATCTGCAGGCAATTTGTTTTCCCTGGGCAATATAATATCCGGCGAAACTCCATCTCCGGAAAATTCTTCCAGCGTTCTAGGTTCAGTTTATTCCCAATATGCAAAATTTAGCCTGGATAGCCGTGTTTTTTACAGTTTCAGGGATAAGAACAAGATTGCTGTAAGGCTTTTTACGGGTGTTGCCAAACCTTACGGAAATTCCGCTGTATTGCCTTATGCAAAGCAGTTTTTTAGTGGAGGATCAAACAGTATACGTGCTTTCCATATAAATTCAGTGGGACCCGGCACTTTTAACCAGGATAGCATTAGCATCGGATTCCTGCAGCTGGGGGGTGAAATAAAACTTGAAGCGAATGCAGAGTACCGCTTCAACATCTATCGCTTTTTTAAGGGCGCTCTATTTGTTGATGCAGGTAATATATGGTTGAATAAATCAAATCCTGAAACTCCCGGAAGTGCGTTTGCAGGAGATAAGTTTTTAAGTGAACTTGCCGCTGGAACAGGCATTGGAATCAGAATAGATCTTTCCTTTTTCCTTTTACGCTTCGATCTGGCTATGCCGTTACGCAAGCCCTGGCTGGAGGATGGGAACAGATGGGTTATTGATCAGATAAATTTCAGCGACCCCGAATGGAGACGAGATAACCTGATCTTGAATGTAGCCATTGGTTATCCCTTTTGA